A stretch of DNA from Micromonospora sp. WMMD1155:
AACACCAACTCGTGCACGACCCGGGTGAGCGCGAAGACGAACACGAGATCGAAGAACAGTTCCAGAAAAGTCGGCTGCTGCGGACTCTCGCGCCTGCGCAGCGGATTGACCACTCTGTTCGTCGCCACTGCTTCGCCCGCTTCGTCGCCTTGTCGCTGAAGCAGTCGTACCACCTCGCCGCGCCGCGCACGGACAAGACGGACACTTGAGGACGCAGGCTCTCGACTCCCCGAGTGTGGAACGGGTGCGGGGCGGACTCCGTCCGGTCGTCGTCGGGGTTGACCACGACGCCGCCACCGGTTGCCTGCGCACGGGCCGTGATCGACGAACTGACACGACGACCGGCCGTGGCATCGCTCACCGCGACGCCGCGGCCGGCCTGGCCGGGGCCGCCTGTCAGGCGTCGGCAGCGGGCTTCAGCACGTCGAGGCACCACTGGCGGAAGGTGGTCGGCGTGCTCCACTCGGAGGTGCGGGTCACTCCGTTGTCCAGGCCCTCGTTCTTGGCCACGGCCATGTCGAGCAGGCCCTGCGCGATGGCCTCGGAGCGGCCGGCCCGCAGCATGTCCTCCCGGTATGCCTCACCGGGGACCTGCTGGTAGCGGACGGGACGGCCGAGCACGTCGGCGATGACGGCGGCCATCTCGTTCTGGGTGAGATCCTCCGGGCCGAGGACAGGTACCTCCTCGAAGCCGGTCCACGTGTCGTCGCGTAGCAGGCGGGCGGCCACCGCGGCGATGTCAGTGGTGGCGACGGTGGGCGCGGACAGCTCCGGCGCCGTGGTGCCGTACAGGACGCCCTGTCGGGTGATCGGGGCGAGCTGCCACAGCACGTTGTCCATGAAGGACGGCATGGTCAGAGCCCGGTACGGCACGCCGGTCGCGGCGATCAGGTCGTCCATCGCGAGCGTCGCGGTGACATGCCCGGCCCGGCCGGCCATCGGCGTGCCACGGCCCAGCGCCGAGATGCCGACCACCCGCGGGACGGCGGCCAGCGCGTCGAGCACCGGTCGGGTGAAGCCGGAGTACGCCTCGTCCAGGCTCGTCGACCGCGGGTCGGCCAACACCAGCCAGAAGACGGCGGAGGCACCGGCGAACGCCTCGGCCACGACGGCCGGATCACCGTGCGAACCCCGGACGACCTCGACCCGCTCGACGACGCCCGGTGCCAGCCGCGCCGGGTCACGGGCCACCACCCGCACCGGCGCGCCGGCTTCGAGCAGATCCTGGACCAGACGGCCGCCGATGTTGCCGGTCGGAGCGGTTACCACAATCATGGCTTTCATCCCTGTTCATGGGGAAACTGACGTACCCAGTCAACGCGGATCCGCTGCGAAGCGGAAAGACCATCTCCCTCTGGATTGATACCGTGGCGATATGAGTGATCTGGAGACGCGGCAGCTCCGCTACTTCGTGGCGGTCGCCGAGGAGCGGCACTTCGGCCGGGCCGCCGACCGGCTCGGGATGGCCCAGCCGCCGCTGTCGCGCGCCATCCGCAACCTGGAACGGCAGCTCGGGGTGCAGCTTCTGATCCGCACCACGCGGCAGGTGGCGTTGACCCCGGCCGGCGAGACCCTGCTGGCCGACGCCAGGGTGGCGCTGGACGCGATCGGCGCCGCCCAGCGCCGGGCCCGCCGGGCCGGCCAGGAGACACCGGCCCTCCGGCTGGCACTCAAGGCCGACTACGACGGCGGGCTGCTGCCGCTGATCCTGGAGGCGTACGACGTCATGCCTGTCGAACTGCTGCTCGGTGGGCGAGGCGAGCAGGTGCCGGCGCTGCGCGACGGGCGTGCCGACGTGGCGCTCATCCCGGCGCTCGAAGACGAAGACGGGCTGGACAGCGAGCTGTTGCTGACCGGGCCGAGCGTGGTGGCGCTGCCGGCCGCCGACCCGCTGGCCGCGCGGACGACCATCCGACTTGCCGATCTGACCGGCCGACGGCTCCCGGACGGGTCACCGGCCGAGGAGGCCCGCATGGTGGGCAACCGGCGACCGCTGGACCTCGCGCAGATCTTCAACCTGGTCGAGGTGGGCACCGCCGTATGGTTCCTGCCGGATTGGGTGGCTCGGCGGTACTCACGGCCCGGCACCGCCTTCCGGCCCGTACCGGAACTCGATCCGGTGACGCTGAAGGTGGCCTGGCCGGCCGAGTCACGCTCGCCCGCGGTGGCGGCCTTCGTGCGCGTGGCCCGCCAGGTCGCCGAAGCACCCGAGAAGCAGCTGCTGCGCGGCTGAGGCGTGCGTCGAAGGACGAAGATGGTCACGAGTGCGCAGGACGTCACGGGCGTAATCGAGTCCGACCCGCAAGCGATGGAAGTCCTTCGGGCTGCGGCCGACCTGGGGCTACCGGACTGGTGGATCGGCGCCGGCTTCGTCCGCAACCGCGTCTGGGACGCGATCAGCGGCCGCCCCGTCTCGCCGGAGCGCGACGTGGATGTCGCCTACTTCGACCCGGAGAGGCTGGACCCCCGCGAGGACAGCCGTGCCGAAGCCCGAGCCACAGCGGCCCTGCCCGAGGTGCCGTGGGAGATTCGCAACCAGGCGCGAATGCATCTGCGCAACGGCGACCAGCCCTACACCTCCACCCTGGACGCCATATCCCGCTGGCCGGAGACGGCGACGTGTGTCGCGGTGACCCTCCGGGGCGACTCCATCCGCCTGGTGTCCTGCCACGGCCTGACCGACCTGGTGGGGATGGTCGTCCGTCCCTCGCCGGCCTTCGACGACGCAGCGGGGCGCGCAACGGTACGGCACCGCGTGCAGGCCAAAGGATGGCTCGACCGGTGGGCCGGGCTGCGGCTGGAAATCTAGAGCTCGTACAGCCACAGACTCTTTCGGCTCGGGGCCGCCTAGGCGGAATCCCGGTTGAGCGGTCGAGTCCCGATCGGTGACGATCAAGCTGTGTCCGTACCCACCCGTCAGGTCCGCGGCCGATACTCGGCCGACACCATCACCGTCTACCAGGCGTACTCCACGCAGATCGCGCTGCCTGCGGTGGCAGCCAGCCGTTTCGTGGCCCCCTTCAAGCGCGATCGGATGACGTGGATCAAACCTTCGTTCCTGTGGATGATGTACCGCTGCGGCTGGGCCACCAAGCCAGGACAGGAGCGTGTGCTGTCCATCGACATCACGCGGGAGGGATTCGAGTGGGCGCTGGCGCGAGCCTGCCTGAGCCACTACGACCGGGACCTGCACGGCGACAAGGCAGCCTGGTCACGGCAGTTGAAGACCAGCCCCGTACGGATTCAGTGGGATCCGGAACGATCACTGCAGCTCACCGCACTACCGTACCGGTCGCTACAGGTCGGGTTGTCCGGCGAGGCAGTCGATCGGTACGTCGACGACTGGACGGTGTCCGTCACGGACATCACCCCCATCGTGCACCGCGTCCGGGACCTTCTGCGTAGCGGCGACGAACAGCAGGCGGCGGCTCACCTGCCTGCCGAACACGCCTACCCGCTGCCAGCCCCGATCGTCGCCAGCATCAACGCCAGCCCGGACATCACCGGGACACTGCCTCCGTGATCAGGTTCCGGTGCCCGGCATCGTAGGCTCGCCGCGCTCGTTCCACCTCTCCGAGGCTGGCGTCGGCCCAGGTGGCCAGGTGCGCGAAGAGTGGGCCGAGGCTGGCACCCAACTCGGTGATCTCGTACTCCACTCGAGGGGGCACCTCGGCGTGGTAGGTGCGCGTCACAAGGCCGTCGCGCTCGAGTTGGCGGAGCCGCTGCGTGAGCACCTTGGGCGTGATGCTGGTCAGCCGGCGTTCCAGCTCCACGAAGCGCTGCCGACCGTATTCGTGCAGAGCCCACAGGATCGGTGTGGTCCACCGGCTGAACACGATGTCGACGACCGGCGCGACCGGGCACGCCAGCTCAGGATCCGCCGATTGCTGCACGTGCCCTCCGTCACATACCCACTACTATCCTCTAGGTACCTACTATGTCGACGCTACTAGCGTTCCCGGCAGCCGCGCAAACGACGCGGCCGGACTGGAGACGCAAACATGTTTGTCGTGGTAGGAGCCACCGGAAACGTCGGCAGTACCCTCTCGTCGACTCTCGCAGCCTCGGGTTCCGCTGTGACGGCGGTATCGCGGGGACGACGCCCGATCGACCTGCCAGACGGGATTCTTCACCGCCGCGCGGACCTCGAACGGCCGGAAAGCCTGCGGCCCGCGCTCGCCGGCGCTGAGGCGCTGTACCTGCTCGTGGAGGGCGCCGGGGCCCATCTCGACATGCGCGAGATCCTGCGGGTCGCCGCAGCCGGTGGCGTGAAGCGCATCGTGCTGCAGTCCTCGCAGGCGGTCGTCACACGGCCGGACTCGCCGTCACACGCACCGCTGCGCGCCATCGAGGACCTCGTCCGCCGATCCAACCTCGGCTGGACGATCCTGCGCCCGGGCGGTTTCGCCTCCAACGCCTTCGCCTGGGCGGAACCGGTCCGGAGAGAACGGATGGTCGCCGCACCGTTCGGGGACGTCGGTCTGCCCGTGGTCGACCCGGCCGACATCGCCGAGGTGGCGGCCGCCGCCCTGCTCGACCACTCGCACGACGGCCGCACCTACGAACTGACCGGCCCGGCCCTGAGCACGCCACGCGAACGGGTCGCCGACCTCGCCGCCGCGCTCGGTGAGCCGATCGGCTTCCTGGACCAGACGCCCGACGAAGCCCGCGAACAGATGATGCGGTTCATGCCGCCCCCGGTTGTCGAGGGCACGCTGGCGATCCTCGGTGCGCCGACCGAAGCCGAACAACGGATCAGCCCCGACGTCGCAGAGGTCCTGGGTCGGTCACCACGCCCCTTCGCCGCCTGGGCGACGCG
This window harbors:
- a CDS encoding LysR family transcriptional regulator is translated as MSDLETRQLRYFVAVAEERHFGRAADRLGMAQPPLSRAIRNLERQLGVQLLIRTTRQVALTPAGETLLADARVALDAIGAAQRRARRAGQETPALRLALKADYDGGLLPLILEAYDVMPVELLLGGRGEQVPALRDGRADVALIPALEDEDGLDSELLLTGPSVVALPAADPLAARTTIRLADLTGRRLPDGSPAEEARMVGNRRPLDLAQIFNLVEVGTAVWFLPDWVARRYSRPGTAFRPVPELDPVTLKVAWPAESRSPAVAAFVRVARQVAEAPEKQLLRG
- a CDS encoding DUF4291 domain-containing protein; its protein translation is MSVPTRQVRGRYSADTITVYQAYSTQIALPAVAASRFVAPFKRDRMTWIKPSFLWMMYRCGWATKPGQERVLSIDITREGFEWALARACLSHYDRDLHGDKAAWSRQLKTSPVRIQWDPERSLQLTALPYRSLQVGLSGEAVDRYVDDWTVSVTDITPIVHRVRDLLRSGDEQQAAAHLPAEHAYPLPAPIVASINASPDITGTLPP
- a CDS encoding helix-turn-helix domain-containing protein, producing MQQSADPELACPVAPVVDIVFSRWTTPILWALHEYGRQRFVELERRLTSITPKVLTQRLRQLERDGLVTRTYHAEVPPRVEYEITELGASLGPLFAHLATWADASLGEVERARRAYDAGHRNLITEAVSR
- a CDS encoding nucleotidyltransferase family protein, whose translation is MEVLRAAADLGLPDWWIGAGFVRNRVWDAISGRPVSPERDVDVAYFDPERLDPREDSRAEARATAALPEVPWEIRNQARMHLRNGDQPYTSTLDAISRWPETATCVAVTLRGDSIRLVSCHGLTDLVGMVVRPSPAFDDAAGRATVRHRVQAKGWLDRWAGLRLEI
- a CDS encoding NAD(P)H-binding protein translates to MFVVVGATGNVGSTLSSTLAASGSAVTAVSRGRRPIDLPDGILHRRADLERPESLRPALAGAEALYLLVEGAGAHLDMREILRVAAAGGVKRIVLQSSQAVVTRPDSPSHAPLRAIEDLVRRSNLGWTILRPGGFASNAFAWAEPVRRERMVAAPFGDVGLPVVDPADIAEVAAAALLDHSHDGRTYELTGPALSTPRERVADLAAALGEPIGFLDQTPDEAREQMMRFMPPPVVEGTLAILGAPTEAEQRISPDVAEVLGRSPRPFAAWATRNINAFR
- a CDS encoding NAD(P)H-binding protein, whose amino-acid sequence is MIVVTAPTGNIGGRLVQDLLEAGAPVRVVARDPARLAPGVVERVEVVRGSHGDPAVVAEAFAGASAVFWLVLADPRSTSLDEAYSGFTRPVLDALAAVPRVVGISALGRGTPMAGRAGHVTATLAMDDLIAATGVPYRALTMPSFMDNVLWQLAPITRQGVLYGTTAPELSAPTVATTDIAAVAARLLRDDTWTGFEEVPVLGPEDLTQNEMAAVIADVLGRPVRYQQVPGEAYREDMLRAGRSEAIAQGLLDMAVAKNEGLDNGVTRTSEWSTPTTFRQWCLDVLKPAADA